A genomic segment from Leptolyngbya boryana PCC 6306 encodes:
- a CDS encoding pyridoxamine 5'-phosphate oxidase family protein translates to MIDIDEMNSKDIFELLEKVGYGHLGCIHEGRPYVLPMQYYLKDSAIYLFTTEGMKTHDLDANPALCLQVEEVQDLEHWRSAIVTGEAERLTEQSDIDQVMHLAKARNSSLSPAINRTWIDAQGRAEAIKVYRVQPTEMTGRMTSREADS, encoded by the coding sequence ATGATAGATATTGATGAAATGAATTCAAAAGACATTTTTGAACTTTTAGAAAAAGTCGGATATGGTCATTTAGGCTGTATTCATGAAGGAAGACCCTACGTTCTTCCGATGCAGTATTATCTCAAAGACTCAGCGATTTACCTGTTTACAACCGAAGGTATGAAGACGCATGATCTAGATGCCAATCCTGCGCTATGTTTGCAGGTTGAAGAAGTTCAGGATCTAGAACATTGGCGAAGTGCGATCGTCACAGGTGAAGCGGAGCGTCTGACAGAGCAATCCGATATCGATCAGGTTATGCATCTCGCCAAGGCACGGAATTCTAGCCTATCGCCTGCAATCAATCGCACTTGGATCGATGCTCAAGGTAGGGCTGAAGCCATTAAGGTCTATCGGGTTCAGCCGACCGAAATGACGGGACGGATGACGAGCAGAGAGGCGGATTCGTAA
- a CDS encoding fatty acid desaturase, whose amino-acid sequence MEPVIEKSEFVLTPYMKSNDWRATFQILNTVVPYCLLWFLTVKAAAISVWLLPPLIILMTLFSLRCFSLMHDCGHYSLFRSKQINRIVGFLLGIINAIPQYAWSRDHAYHHKTNGDWERYRGVADFLSTTEFAQLTPSQQKTYEILRHPLMALPGGFFYLALQPRLSLIAGIYGFIVHAATCLSTNPRIHLSEILSTHQSKHWKSSTEFWDLLLNNVCVISSWIILSSLLGASFFFSIYSSVLTLSAMIFIWIFFMQHIFEGSYAHTTEGWNYITGAIEGSSYLQLHPILKWFTANIGYHNIHHLSERIPNYHLEACHNQNIHLLSKVKTLTIGKMFTCAKFILWDPDSNSLVSIASFRQSQAIRLVQTGIPSQLKS is encoded by the coding sequence ATGGAACCCGTGATCGAAAAGTCTGAATTTGTGCTGACCCCGTACATGAAAAGCAACGACTGGCGAGCAACCTTCCAGATTCTCAACACCGTTGTTCCTTATTGCCTGCTGTGGTTTCTCACGGTCAAAGCTGCTGCCATTTCCGTCTGGCTTCTTCCACCACTCATCATCCTGATGACGCTATTTTCGCTGCGCTGCTTCTCTTTGATGCACGACTGCGGACATTACTCACTGTTTCGATCGAAACAAATCAACCGCATTGTCGGATTCCTGCTGGGGATCATCAATGCGATCCCGCAATATGCCTGGTCAAGAGATCATGCCTACCATCACAAAACCAATGGCGATTGGGAACGCTACCGTGGCGTAGCAGACTTCCTCTCTACCACCGAATTCGCCCAACTCACGCCATCACAGCAAAAGACTTACGAAATTCTTCGCCATCCCCTCATGGCTTTGCCCGGCGGTTTCTTCTACCTGGCTCTCCAACCTCGCCTATCCCTAATCGCCGGAATCTACGGCTTTATTGTCCATGCTGCTACCTGCTTAAGCACAAATCCGCGCATCCATCTATCAGAGATTCTCTCAACTCATCAATCAAAGCATTGGAAGTCATCTACCGAATTTTGGGATCTCTTGCTGAACAATGTTTGTGTGATCAGCAGTTGGATCATTCTTAGCTCTCTACTCGGAGCAAGCTTCTTTTTTAGTATCTACTCCAGTGTTCTCACCTTATCGGCGATGATTTTCATCTGGATTTTCTTCATGCAGCACATCTTTGAAGGCTCCTATGCGCATACAACAGAAGGCTGGAACTATATTACTGGAGCGATCGAAGGCAGTAGCTACTTACAACTTCACCCCATTCTCAAATGGTTCACAGCCAATATTGGTTACCACAACATCCATCATCTTTCCGAGCGGATCCCAAACTATCATCTAGAAGCTTGCCACAATCAAAATATTCACCTGCTCTCCAAGGTCAAAACGCTAACCATCGGTAAGATGTTTACCTGTGCAAAGTTTATTCTCTGGGATCCCGATTCAAACTCTTTAGTTTCGATCGCATCTTTCCGCCAATCTCAGGCAATCCGCTTAGTCCAGACTGGCATCCCATCTCAACTCAAGTCTTAG
- a CDS encoding carbohydrate ABC transporter permease, with translation MNKIFLESWYPIQRRLTPYLFLLPALIVLGLTVFYPALQAFYLSFTRYDLIAPPEWIGWENFKRLSGDRVFWQTLRNTILYLVCVVPVLAIAPLALAILVNQKLKGIRWFRVAYYTPVIISMVVAGIAWKWLYADNGLLNQFLRSLGLSGVPWLTDPNLALFSVMAVTIWKGLGYYMVIYLAGLQSIPEELYEAGAIDGSDGIRKHWDITVPLMQPYLLLVAVISAISATKVFEEIFIMTKGGPLNSSKTIVYYVYDQAFGELQISYACTIGLVMFLIILVLSIVRLAAQRLTETENF, from the coding sequence ATGAATAAGATATTTCTCGAAAGCTGGTATCCGATTCAGAGGCGACTCACGCCTTATTTGTTTCTGTTGCCTGCTTTGATTGTGTTGGGGCTAACGGTTTTTTATCCAGCACTGCAAGCGTTTTATCTCAGTTTTACCCGGTACGATCTGATTGCGCCGCCGGAGTGGATCGGGTGGGAAAATTTTAAGCGGTTGAGTGGCGATCGAGTGTTTTGGCAAACGCTCCGCAATACGATTTTGTATTTGGTTTGTGTCGTTCCAGTTTTGGCGATCGCACCTTTAGCTTTAGCGATTTTAGTCAATCAGAAACTCAAAGGGATTCGCTGGTTTCGGGTGGCTTACTACACTCCGGTGATTATTTCGATGGTCGTCGCTGGAATCGCTTGGAAATGGCTCTATGCGGACAATGGCTTATTGAATCAATTTCTGCGATCGCTGGGGCTTTCTGGAGTTCCCTGGCTGACTGATCCAAATTTGGCACTTTTTAGCGTCATGGCAGTCACCATCTGGAAGGGATTGGGCTACTACATGGTGATCTATTTGGCAGGATTGCAGTCGATTCCAGAAGAACTCTATGAAGCGGGAGCGATCGACGGTTCGGATGGGATTCGGAAGCATTGGGATATCACTGTGCCATTGATGCAGCCTTACTTGCTCTTAGTTGCAGTGATCAGTGCGATTTCTGCAACGAAGGTCTTTGAAGAGATTTTTATCATGACCAAAGGAGGGCCGCTGAATAGCTCTAAGACGATCGTGTATTACGTTTATGATCAAGCCTTTGGGGAATTGCAGATTAGTTATGCTTGCACGATCGGACTGGTCATGTTTTTGATCATTTTAGTGTTGTCGATCGTGCGGCTTGCAGCACAGCGATTGACCGAAACAGAAAATTTCTAG
- a CDS encoding universal stress protein codes for MLKKILVALDDSAMSAIVLEQALAIARAMNAHLMILHVLAVDEAGLPLEKFLKADQSMSFQVGQKFQQAWQTYQTEWETRLQSYVQQASALGVPAEASQSYGNPGHVICDWVWAWKADLVVMGRQGQSQLPGWMMGSVSAYVTQHASCSVFLVSAAQKQESTEIRDRALTEV; via the coding sequence ATGCTGAAAAAGATTTTAGTTGCTTTAGATGACTCTGCAATGAGCGCGATCGTATTAGAACAAGCGTTGGCGATCGCACGGGCGATGAATGCTCACCTGATGATTCTTCACGTTCTAGCAGTGGATGAAGCAGGGCTTCCACTAGAAAAATTCTTGAAGGCTGATCAGTCAATGAGCTTTCAAGTAGGGCAAAAGTTTCAGCAGGCGTGGCAAACCTATCAAACTGAATGGGAAACGCGATTGCAATCTTACGTACAGCAAGCAAGCGCCCTTGGTGTCCCCGCTGAAGCATCCCAAAGCTATGGCAATCCTGGGCATGTGATTTGCGATTGGGTCTGGGCATGGAAGGCTGATCTCGTTGTGATGGGGCGACAAGGACAAAGCCAACTTCCGGGCTGGATGATGGGAAGCGTCAGTGCTTATGTGACTCAACACGCCTCTTGTTCAGTCTTCTTGGTGTCTGCTGCGCAAAAACAAGAATCGACTGAGATTCGCGATCGCGCTTTGACTGAAGTTTGA
- a CDS encoding potassium channel family protein, giving the protein MNHHQHSLSQARNEILQQLEEWLDIPMLVLSFVWLALFVVELIVGLNPFLDVAGTTIWLLFIFNFLLEFAIAPYKRVYLRQNWLTVCSLALPALRILRVFRVVRAARGIRLLGIMTRTNRGMKSLSTSFQRRGFGYVIASTAIVILVGAAGMYAFEREVPNGLQNYGTALWWTAMLLTTMGSDYFPRSPEGRILCFVLAVYGFAVFGYVTATIATFFVDRDAEDDAAEIAGTKSIQALHVEIAALRTEIQSLASHLTAPSAPSESENL; this is encoded by the coding sequence ATGAATCATCATCAACACTCCCTCTCTCAAGCCCGGAACGAGATTTTACAACAACTCGAAGAATGGCTCGATATTCCAATGTTAGTCCTGAGCTTTGTTTGGCTAGCCTTGTTTGTTGTAGAACTTATTGTGGGACTGAATCCATTCCTAGATGTCGCGGGGACTACGATTTGGCTGCTCTTTATCTTCAATTTTCTATTAGAGTTTGCGATCGCACCGTATAAGCGCGTCTATCTTCGACAGAATTGGTTAACCGTCTGCTCACTCGCATTGCCAGCGCTACGCATTTTGCGAGTCTTTCGAGTAGTACGAGCAGCGCGGGGAATCCGATTGCTAGGCATTATGACACGCACTAATCGCGGCATGAAATCACTGAGTACTAGCTTTCAACGACGCGGATTTGGTTATGTTATTGCTTCAACCGCGATCGTAATCTTAGTAGGTGCTGCGGGAATGTACGCATTTGAGCGAGAAGTGCCAAATGGATTACAGAATTACGGAACTGCCTTATGGTGGACGGCAATGCTCTTAACGACCATGGGATCAGATTACTTTCCGCGATCGCCAGAAGGACGAATTCTGTGCTTTGTCCTAGCAGTCTATGGTTTTGCAGTGTTTGGATATGTCACAGCTACGATCGCAACTTTTTTTGTCGATCGAGATGCTGAAGATGATGCCGCCGAGATTGCCGGGACAAAATCAATTCAAGCTTTACACGTGGAGATTGCAGCGCTACGAACCGAGATCCAATCCTTAGCGAGTCATTTAACTGCACCATCTGCACCATCAGAATCAGAAAACCTCTAG
- a CDS encoding toprim domain-containing protein, translating to MKCIECGTNNWLSDRTKNQGFCKKCQHQFAFEPVHMEGSKMTDQYFKETISSISSGDILFFTEKQFLYAINRRLARYKITDAEDKIPTSINTFGVIFIILSVISFTSSEIRELPFSDNLIAILVLSFVFSLFASPLIYAADLLFGNRRQKQFSVTEAELHGWIERWKFVGNSIDKLLDPPQLTAAAATISDEVSAYSFDRVIICDRATIAQLLIANNVHFENSCAILSLNGYPAAIFDTVMQMLRRNSDLTVYVLHDATPQGISLIHTLKTSSEWFENQTLRYFELGLLPRQAIGKRQMIVNQSAVFVQEAELLPESVRQSLSKAELEWLDRGYYVELESFSPRRIIRVVTQGIAKSFEPNNSDTLVEFEENDWSNSSTYYADSFG from the coding sequence ATGAAATGTATTGAATGTGGAACAAATAATTGGTTAAGCGATCGCACAAAAAATCAAGGTTTTTGTAAAAAATGTCAACATCAATTTGCATTTGAGCCTGTGCATATGGAAGGCTCGAAAATGACAGATCAGTATTTTAAGGAGACAATTTCTTCAATCTCTAGTGGTGATATTCTTTTCTTTACAGAGAAACAGTTTTTATATGCAATAAATCGTAGATTAGCTCGTTATAAAATCACTGACGCAGAAGATAAAATTCCGACTTCAATCAATACATTTGGAGTAATTTTTATAATTTTAAGTGTTATTAGTTTTACAAGTTCTGAAATTCGTGAGCTTCCATTTTCTGATAATCTTATTGCAATTCTGGTTTTATCTTTTGTGTTCAGTCTATTTGCTTCACCTTTGATATATGCTGCTGATTTATTGTTTGGAAATAGAAGACAGAAGCAATTTTCAGTAACGGAGGCAGAATTGCATGGCTGGATTGAACGCTGGAAATTTGTGGGCAATTCGATCGATAAGCTTTTAGATCCACCTCAGCTTACAGCAGCAGCAGCAACAATCAGCGACGAGGTGAGTGCGTATAGCTTTGATCGAGTGATTATTTGTGATCGCGCTACGATCGCACAACTTTTAATTGCAAATAATGTCCACTTTGAAAATAGCTGTGCGATTCTCAGCCTAAATGGTTATCCTGCTGCAATTTTTGACACAGTGATGCAAATGTTGAGAAGAAATTCAGATTTAACAGTTTATGTTTTACATGACGCAACACCGCAAGGAATCAGTTTAATTCATACCTTAAAGACCAGTTCTGAATGGTTTGAAAATCAGACCCTACGATATTTTGAATTAGGGCTTTTACCTCGACAAGCGATCGGAAAACGACAAATGATTGTCAATCAATCAGCTGTCTTTGTTCAAGAAGCAGAATTACTTCCGGAATCAGTTCGCCAATCTTTATCAAAAGCAGAATTGGAATGGCTCGATCGAGGATATTACGTCGAACTTGAATCTTTCTCACCTCGCCGCATTATTCGAGTTGTCACCCAAGGAATTGCAAAAAGTTTCGAGCCAAACAATTCTGATACTCTAGTTGAGTTTGAAGAAAATGATTGGAGCAATAGTTCTACCTATTATGCAGATAGTTTTGGTTAG
- a CDS encoding diaminopimelate decarboxylase family protein, whose protein sequence is MAIPFSNALAQELLETYGSPLYVYQAERLDTTIAEITQAIPYPKTKFHFASVTNGNLALLKRFLKAGWGLHANTPGDVYLGLHAGFEPHQIVYSGSNLSREDFEQVFDWGIRRINLDSVSQVQHCCELAQVPIELGLRLNLPEITGESRIGVHPDEFRDAIAVSKFPITGLHFYRGTGTNATEAFTQVIDTVINVAQQLPDWRVLDFGGGFGYPYRKDGARFDWQEFGTVLSEKLSDVELIIEPGRAAIAESGCLLAKVVSVKWQGEKQIVGVDTSIANLAVLAVHGGYREIVSWKEGAYYLTDICGNTTYSRDYLGKSCQLPALSVGDCVAILDTGAYGYAMSSHFLHRFRPAEVLLENQIHRLIRDREDYSVLLGGQR, encoded by the coding sequence ATGGCGATTCCATTCTCAAACGCATTGGCGCAGGAATTATTAGAAACTTATGGTTCGCCGTTATATGTTTATCAGGCAGAGCGATTAGATACGACGATCGCTGAAATTACCCAAGCGATTCCTTATCCAAAAACAAAGTTTCATTTTGCCAGCGTTACGAATGGAAATCTCGCGCTCCTCAAGCGATTTCTGAAAGCGGGTTGGGGGCTACACGCAAATACGCCTGGAGATGTGTATTTAGGGCTTCATGCTGGATTTGAGCCGCATCAGATTGTGTATAGCGGCAGTAACTTGAGCCGTGAGGATTTTGAGCAGGTTTTTGACTGGGGGATAAGGCGGATTAATCTCGATAGTGTTTCGCAAGTTCAGCACTGTTGTGAGCTTGCTCAAGTTCCGATCGAGCTAGGACTCCGCTTGAATTTACCTGAAATTACGGGAGAAAGCCGGATTGGGGTGCATCCTGATGAGTTTCGAGATGCGATCGCAGTTTCTAAATTTCCGATTACCGGATTGCATTTCTATCGCGGCACAGGCACGAATGCGACTGAGGCATTTACTCAAGTGATTGATACTGTCATTAATGTGGCTCAACAGCTTCCAGATTGGCGGGTGCTAGATTTTGGCGGAGGATTTGGATATCCCTATCGCAAAGACGGCGCGCGATTTGATTGGCAAGAATTTGGCACAGTGCTGAGTGAGAAGTTGAGCGATGTGGAATTGATTATTGAACCGGGGAGAGCCGCGATCGCGGAATCAGGTTGTCTTCTTGCAAAAGTCGTTTCAGTGAAATGGCAGGGAGAAAAGCAGATTGTTGGAGTCGATACGTCGATCGCGAATTTAGCAGTTTTAGCTGTGCATGGTGGCTATCGCGAGATTGTGAGCTGGAAGGAGGGAGCGTATTACTTAACCGATATTTGTGGGAATACAACTTATTCGCGGGACTATTTGGGAAAGAGTTGTCAATTGCCTGCACTTAGCGTTGGCGATTGTGTTGCGATTTTAGACACTGGAGCATACGGTTATGCAATGTCTTCGCATTTCTTACATCGGTTTAGACCTGCGGAAGTTTTACTGGAAAATCAGATACATCGATTGATTCGAGATCGAGAAGATTATTCGGTTTTGCTAGGGGGACAGAGATGA
- a CDS encoding universal stress protein, with protein sequence MFRKILAAIDDSDLSQAIFEQALSLAKTNQAELMLLHVLEPFMESYPGDPYVGVSESAMQAYWKHWHEREQAGLNRLKLLEEQARPAEVALEFSQNVGNPGKVICATAKTWNADLIIVGRRGFRGLQEFWMGSVSNYVLHHAPCHVLTIQGVPQSQSQSEMANAVSAT encoded by the coding sequence ATGTTTCGCAAAATTCTAGCCGCGATCGATGATTCTGACCTCAGCCAGGCGATTTTTGAGCAGGCTTTATCACTGGCAAAGACCAACCAGGCAGAATTGATGCTCCTGCATGTACTCGAACCCTTTATGGAGAGTTATCCGGGTGACCCATATGTGGGAGTCTCCGAGTCGGCAATGCAAGCGTATTGGAAACACTGGCATGAACGCGAGCAAGCAGGGTTGAACCGATTGAAGCTACTAGAAGAACAGGCGAGACCAGCAGAGGTTGCTCTAGAGTTCTCGCAAAATGTAGGCAATCCTGGCAAGGTCATTTGTGCTACTGCAAAAACTTGGAATGCCGATCTGATTATCGTCGGACGACGAGGATTCAGGGGTCTCCAAGAGTTTTGGATGGGGAGTGTCAGTAATTATGTATTGCATCATGCACCTTGTCACGTCCTGACGATTCAAGGCGTTCCTCAGTCTCAAAGCCAATCAGAAATGGCGAACGCTGTGAGTGCAACGTAG
- a CDS encoding sigma-70 family RNA polymerase sigma factor, with protein MSHDLVRDYLKTIGKVPLLSRSEEQQFAQQIQVMQSLSEIPEDQRTHEQRELIRVGNRAKQAMIKANLRLVVSIAKHYTYRGLDMMDLVQEGSLGLTRATEKFDPTRGYKFSTYAYWWIRQTISRAIATQSRSICLPTSVIERLNCLKKTYRSLSQTLKRQPTQQEIADAMDIDRKAFEELLAYSHHVASLDQLVGFEEDTSLGDLLADDVAPLEEQVEERIFNQQLKDLLYCLTPRERAVIQTRYGLEDGNPLNRAATARKLGGLSRERVRQLETSGLRKLKAALARHNPLKKARAS; from the coding sequence ATGAGCCACGATTTAGTGCGCGACTACTTAAAAACAATTGGCAAGGTGCCTCTGCTCAGTCGATCAGAAGAACAACAATTCGCCCAACAAATTCAGGTCATGCAGTCTTTGTCGGAGATTCCTGAAGACCAGCGGACTCATGAACAAAGGGAACTCATCCGAGTTGGCAATCGAGCAAAGCAAGCAATGATTAAGGCAAACCTACGATTGGTTGTGAGTATTGCAAAGCACTACACCTATCGCGGACTCGATATGATGGATTTGGTTCAAGAAGGCAGTCTGGGACTGACCCGAGCAACCGAGAAGTTTGATCCGACGCGAGGATATAAGTTTTCAACTTATGCTTACTGGTGGATTCGCCAAACAATTAGCCGAGCAATCGCAACTCAATCGCGATCGATTTGTCTGCCGACCTCGGTGATCGAACGCTTGAACTGCCTAAAAAAGACTTATCGATCGCTGAGCCAGACTTTAAAGCGGCAACCAACTCAGCAAGAAATAGCAGATGCGATGGACATAGACAGGAAAGCCTTCGAGGAACTGCTCGCTTACTCTCATCATGTTGCTTCGCTCGATCAACTGGTTGGATTTGAGGAAGATACATCGTTAGGGGATTTACTAGCCGATGATGTCGCTCCGCTCGAAGAGCAAGTCGAGGAGAGAATTTTTAATCAACAGCTCAAAGATTTGCTCTATTGTTTAACGCCTCGCGAGCGAGCAGTGATTCAGACTCGATATGGATTAGAAGATGGCAATCCCTTGAATCGTGCTGCTACTGCACGAAAATTAGGAGGACTCAGCCGGGAACGGGTACGTCAACTCGAAACCTCTGGACTGCGAAAACTCAAAGCCGCTTTAGCTCGGCATAATCCTCTCAAGAAAGCACGAGCAAGCTAA
- a CDS encoding zinc-dependent alcohol dehydrogenase family protein: MRAMVLHTPNTLLKLTDCPIPTPNPEQVLIHVNACGICRTDLHILDGELTQPKLPLIPGHQIVGTIAALGSQVTQFRVGDRIGVPWLGHTCNHCRYCQSQRENLCDTAEFTGYQIDGGYAEYTVADHRFCFAIPDTYPALQAAPLLCAGLIGYRAYQMIGDAQRIGFYGFGAAAHILIQVARYEGRQVFAFTRSGDEAGQQFAKKLGAVWAGASDQVPPELLDAAIIFAPTGSLVPAALRAVAKGGVVVCAGIHMSEIPAFSYDLLWGERVLRSVANLTRRDGEAFLALAPKIPIQTQVQAFPLIQANEALQALRNGQIQGAAVLEINP, encoded by the coding sequence ATGCGTGCAATGGTTTTACATACGCCTAATACCTTGCTCAAGCTCACCGACTGCCCGATTCCAACCCCTAATCCTGAGCAAGTACTCATTCACGTGAATGCTTGTGGGATCTGTCGCACAGACTTGCATATTCTAGATGGAGAGCTAACGCAGCCTAAGCTACCTCTGATTCCAGGGCATCAGATTGTTGGAACGATTGCAGCACTGGGAAGTCAGGTGACGCAGTTTCGGGTCGGCGATCGCATTGGTGTACCTTGGCTTGGTCATACCTGCAATCACTGTCGCTACTGTCAAAGCCAACGAGAAAATTTATGTGATACAGCTGAATTTACTGGCTATCAGATTGATGGTGGATATGCAGAGTACACCGTCGCAGATCACCGCTTCTGCTTTGCGATTCCTGACACTTATCCTGCTTTACAGGCTGCTCCATTGCTGTGTGCCGGATTGATTGGATATCGAGCTTATCAAATGATTGGAGATGCCCAGCGGATTGGATTCTATGGATTTGGAGCAGCGGCTCACATTTTAATTCAAGTAGCCCGCTACGAAGGTCGTCAAGTCTTCGCGTTTACCCGTAGCGGCGATGAGGCAGGTCAACAGTTCGCAAAGAAGCTAGGAGCAGTTTGGGCTGGTGCTTCTGATCAAGTTCCTCCAGAATTACTCGATGCAGCGATTATTTTTGCGCCGACTGGTTCTCTGGTTCCAGCGGCACTTCGAGCCGTTGCAAAAGGCGGAGTTGTCGTCTGTGCCGGAATTCATATGAGCGAGATTCCTGCTTTTTCTTATGACTTATTGTGGGGAGAGCGAGTCTTGCGATCGGTTGCGAATCTAACGCGCCGAGATGGAGAAGCATTTTTAGCACTGGCTCCCAAAATCCCTATCCAGACGCAAGTGCAAGCTTTTCCACTGATTCAGGCAAATGAAGCTCTACAAGCATTACGCAATGGACAAATTCAAGGTGCAGCCGTTTTAGAAATCAATCCCTAA
- a CDS encoding chitin deacetylase family protein, with amino-acid sequence MFQPRWLLRIIEKLSPGVTYFFKTQERIVALSIDDGLDPATTPKILSVLEKYQVHATFFLISSRVEPNPELITELLDRGHEVGNHLTQDEPSVLLSEIEFEAAVIEAENILSKYTRPKWLRPGGGWYKKSTIDIAQKHGYRVVLGDIFPYDTHIPSSWFASLFILCNIRPGSIIILHDTGMWGKRTATTLEKILPMLDRQGYRVVPLSELAHSP; translated from the coding sequence TTGTTTCAACCTCGTTGGCTGTTGAGAATCATTGAGAAGCTGTCTCCAGGAGTGACCTACTTTTTTAAAACCCAGGAACGAATCGTAGCTTTATCGATCGATGATGGACTCGATCCAGCAACCACTCCGAAAATCCTCAGCGTGCTAGAAAAGTATCAAGTTCATGCCACATTTTTCTTGATTAGTAGCAGAGTCGAACCCAATCCAGAGTTGATAACTGAACTACTCGATCGAGGACATGAAGTTGGCAATCATCTCACCCAAGACGAACCGAGCGTTTTGCTGTCAGAAATAGAGTTTGAAGCAGCAGTCATCGAAGCTGAGAATATTCTGTCCAAGTATACACGCCCAAAGTGGCTTCGCCCGGGTGGAGGTTGGTACAAGAAATCTACGATCGACATCGCTCAGAAGCATGGATATCGGGTGGTTTTAGGTGATATCTTTCCCTACGACACGCATATCCCTTCCTCCTGGTTTGCAAGCTTGTTTATTCTCTGCAATATTCGTCCTGGGTCGATCATCATTTTGCACGATACCGGAATGTGGGGAAAAAGAACTGCTACGACTCTAGAAAAGATTTTACCGATGCTCGATCGTCAAGGCTATCGAGTTGTCCCACTTTCAGAACTCGCGCATTCTCCCTGA
- the egtD gene encoding L-histidine N(alpha)-methyltransferase: MSASYTSQLSDRIHLAYLVDRSTPSEDELHPGSDVVRGLSQTPKTLPPRYFYDDRGSLLFEQITELPEYYLTRTETEILNTCAPEIVDITGACELIELGSGNSTKTRILLDAYRSAGHPLIYCPIDISAGILESSAQSLLIDYPDLEVYGLVGTYELALKKLPYAQLPTRLIGFIGSTLGNLSPAECDLFLSQITAALNPKEYFLLGIDLHKSSAQLEAAYNDRQSITAEFNLNMLRHLNQRFQGDFDLAQFAHVAIYNERDRQIEMHLQSLSAQTVHLQSLNLTVEFREGETILSEISRKFDLEEMKELLSAKNLDCVQVWTDPNQWFAVLLCQRA; encoded by the coding sequence TGCGTCTTATACGTCTCAATTGTCTGATCGGATTCATCTTGCTTATCTCGTCGATCGCTCAACCCCGTCTGAAGATGAATTACATCCGGGGAGTGATGTGGTTCGCGGACTCAGCCAGACTCCGAAAACACTACCACCTCGATATTTTTATGACGATCGCGGTTCTCTGCTGTTTGAACAAATTACTGAACTCCCCGAATATTATTTAACCCGCACCGAAACTGAGATTCTGAATACTTGTGCGCCCGAAATCGTTGACATTACAGGTGCGTGTGAGTTGATCGAATTAGGCAGCGGAAATTCAACCAAGACGAGAATTTTGCTTGATGCTTATCGATCTGCGGGACATCCTTTAATTTATTGTCCGATCGATATTAGTGCAGGAATTTTAGAAAGCAGTGCCCAAAGTCTTTTAATCGATTATCCAGACCTAGAAGTGTATGGATTAGTTGGAACTTATGAACTGGCATTGAAAAAGCTCCCTTATGCTCAACTGCCGACGAGACTGATCGGATTTATTGGCAGCACGCTTGGTAATTTGAGTCCTGCCGAATGTGATCTCTTTCTCAGCCAAATCACGGCGGCTTTAAATCCTAAAGAATATTTTCTGTTAGGAATTGATCTACACAAATCCAGCGCTCAATTAGAAGCGGCATATAACGATCGACAAAGCATCACTGCCGAATTCAACTTAAATATGTTGCGCCATTTGAATCAGCGATTTCAAGGAGATTTTGATCTCGCACAGTTTGCGCATGTGGCAATTTATAACGAGCGCGATCGCCAAATCGAAATGCATTTACAGAGTTTGAGCGCGCAAACTGTCCATCTCCAATCGTTAAATTTAACGGTAGAATTTCGCGAGGGTGAAACAATTTTGAGTGAAATCTCACGCAAATTCGATTTAGAAGAAATGAAAGAATTACTCTCTGCAAAAAACCTTGATTGTGTGCAAGTTTGGACTGATCCGAATCAGTGGTTTGCCGTTCTCCTCTGCCAACGGGCATAA